The following are from one region of the Tenacibaculum dicentrarchi genome:
- a CDS encoding GAF domain-containing protein codes for MEIRKLDAFKDIELPLQLNISFEKIYNMLKQYANNNAKEHPYHASANILVQKVDTYPELINGFSDISLLKKHEDIIDILLDALFPEMLTLNEIKAATIPFSFTSFKFTKRLENILENAGENYVLKVRDFENNKMYIMACTFILNMVYNYPIDLKRPFYFDIPDKNLDVIKHYRVAFNADFMEITPSKNAPKITEEDIKILLNSYDNIDIWKKKFPPNSYIFKGFGIMNLFDVTADENISSIRTTLLQKDDGNIIQKLRKDLSELFNIKGLNVGFSVFNNTDLSLQSTHIKRPKSLILLKDEKKIACTTFFCNHIITKVFKQHKIVAISNTQRYGSASKNNEFSQRLKKQNIGSILLIPIKTNANNNLALLEITAPRPYELNSVNQQKLKDIIPVFKVAVNRSSEEYSNILEATIQEHYTSLHETVKWKFYEAAEQYQADIYAEKENVKIEQIVFNDVYPLYGQSDIKGSSFARNEAIKEDLITQLTLAISVLKKACISEKLPIYNELMFRVNDYLKDVNTGLKAGDEIGILDFLKREIYPVFKHIKTLNNHLTAIVNTYMNRLDSNLHVVYEKRKAYEQSVTLLNDKLAKFIDCKQEDAQAMFPHYFERYKTDGVEYNMYIGQSLTKKKKFDELYLYNLRLWQLQLMCEMENVANTARKSMEHDLQVASLILVHSTPLSIKFRMDEKQFDVDGAYNIRYEIIKKRIDKIHIKNTKKRLTVPGKIAIVYSQSKDAKEYLKYIKYLQAKNLLGEIETLNLEDLQGVSGLKALRVTVLYQSDFDTKKTITIDTLIEEFKN; via the coding sequence ATGGAAATTAGAAAATTAGACGCCTTTAAAGATATTGAATTACCCTTACAACTAAATATTAGTTTTGAGAAAATATACAATATGCTCAAACAATACGCTAATAATAACGCAAAGGAACATCCTTATCATGCCTCGGCAAATATCCTTGTTCAAAAAGTAGATACATATCCTGAACTAATTAACGGTTTTTCTGATATTTCATTGCTAAAAAAACATGAAGATATTATCGATATTTTATTAGATGCGTTGTTTCCTGAAATGTTAACATTAAATGAAATTAAAGCCGCCACAATTCCGTTTTCTTTTACGTCATTTAAATTTACAAAACGCCTCGAAAATATTCTTGAAAATGCTGGAGAAAATTATGTTTTAAAAGTGCGAGATTTTGAAAATAATAAAATGTACATTATGGCATGTACTTTTATTTTAAACATGGTTTACAACTATCCAATTGATTTAAAACGTCCTTTTTATTTTGATATTCCTGATAAAAATTTAGACGTAATAAAACATTACAGAGTGGCTTTTAATGCCGATTTTATGGAAATTACCCCCTCTAAAAATGCTCCAAAAATTACCGAAGAAGATATTAAAATACTTTTAAATAGCTACGATAATATTGATATTTGGAAAAAAAAATTCCCGCCAAATAGCTACATTTTTAAAGGCTTCGGTATCATGAATTTATTCGATGTTACTGCCGATGAAAATATATCGTCAATTAGAACAACATTGTTGCAAAAAGATGATGGAAATATTATTCAAAAACTTCGCAAAGATTTAAGTGAATTATTTAATATAAAAGGCTTAAATGTTGGTTTTTCAGTATTTAATAATACTGATTTATCCTTGCAATCTACACATATTAAACGACCTAAAAGTCTTATTTTACTTAAGGATGAAAAAAAAATAGCCTGTACTACTTTTTTTTGCAACCATATAATTACAAAGGTTTTTAAACAGCATAAAATTGTAGCTATTTCTAATACGCAACGCTATGGAAGTGCTTCAAAAAATAATGAATTCTCTCAACGTTTAAAAAAACAAAATATTGGAAGTATATTACTGATTCCTATTAAAACAAATGCTAATAATAATTTAGCCCTACTAGAAATAACCGCTCCAAGACCTTATGAATTAAACTCTGTAAATCAGCAAAAATTAAAAGATATTATTCCTGTTTTTAAAGTGGCTGTTAATCGCTCATCAGAAGAGTATTCAAACATTTTAGAAGCTACTATACAAGAACATTACACCTCTTTACACGAAACTGTAAAATGGAAATTTTATGAAGCTGCCGAACAATATCAAGCTGATATTTATGCCGAAAAAGAAAATGTGAAAATTGAACAAATAGTATTTAATGATGTGTATCCTTTATATGGTCAATCAGATATAAAAGGCTCATCTTTTGCTAGAAATGAGGCTATTAAAGAAGATTTAATTACTCAACTTACCTTAGCTATTTCGGTATTAAAAAAAGCATGTATATCTGAAAAACTGCCTATTTATAACGAATTAATGTTTCGGGTAAATGACTATTTAAAAGATGTAAATACAGGTTTAAAAGCTGGAGATGAAATTGGAATTTTAGACTTTTTAAAACGTGAAATTTATCCTGTTTTTAAACACATAAAAACACTTAATAATCATTTAACAGCAATTGTAAATACTTATATGAATCGTTTAGATAGCAATTTACATGTTGTTTATGAAAAACGAAAAGCATACGAACAAAGCGTTACTTTATTAAATGATAAATTAGCTAAATTTATAGATTGTAAACAAGAAGATGCACAAGCAATGTTTCCGCATTATTTTGAACGCTATAAAACTGATGGCGTAGAATATAATATGTACATCGGGCAATCTTTAACTAAAAAGAAAAAATTCGATGAATTATACCTTTATAACCTTCGTTTATGGCAATTACAACTCATGTGCGAAATGGAAAATGTAGCGAATACTGCACGTAAATCTATGGAGCATGATTTGCAAGTTGCATCGTTAATTTTAGTTCACAGCACGCCTTTATCTATTAAATTTAGAATGGATGAAAAACAATTTGATGTTGATGGAGCTTATAATATTCGTTATGAAATCATCAAAAAAAGAATTGACAAAATTCATATAAAAAACACCAAAAAACGACTTACCGTTCCTGGAAAAATTGCCATTGTTTATTCACAAAGTAAAGATGCTAAAGAATATTTAAAATATATTAAATACCTACAAGCTAAAAATTTATTAGGCGAAATTGAAACTTTAAACTTGGAAGATTTACAAGGAGTTTCTGGTTTAAAAGCACTTCGAGTAACGGTTCTTTATCAATCTGATTTTGACACTAAAAAAACAATAACAATTGATACTTTAATCGAAGAATTTAAAAATTAA